The following proteins are encoded in a genomic region of Reichenbachiella sp.:
- a CDS encoding cupin domain-containing protein: MKRYLSVGLVSLISVITMNQSRAQQPVADTLDIEACISTYDADKSSPTKVGHQFWFVDKEFLDGRTLKLSAVAPGLATHPPHQHEEDEFFFVLEGTAEFYLNGKTVEVKPYSTLYCPSWSMHGIKNVGDTELKYLVIKKYQN; this comes from the coding sequence ATGAAAAGATATTTAAGTGTTGGTTTAGTTAGTTTAATAAGTGTGATCACCATGAATCAGTCGCGGGCTCAGCAGCCTGTTGCTGACACATTGGATATCGAGGCGTGCATAAGCACGTATGATGCGGATAAGTCCAGCCCGACCAAGGTGGGGCATCAGTTTTGGTTTGTCGATAAAGAATTTTTGGACGGTCGAACTTTGAAGCTAAGCGCTGTTGCTCCGGGGCTTGCGACTCACCCACCGCATCAGCACGAAGAGGATGAGTTCTTCTTTGTATTAGAAGGCACGGCAGAATTTTATTTGAATGGAAAAACGGTTGAAGTCAAACCGTATTCTACCCTGTATTGTCCATCATGGTCGATGCACGGGATCAAAAATGTAGGCGATACAGAATTGAAATACTTGGTGATAAAGAAGTATCAAAATTAA
- a CDS encoding pectinesterase family protein, which translates to MRDTVREEKHLKPHTHRTCCGVSQGGAEWSRTQNRSGEGGILLNAFASKALLLMIVSLVSFSSLAQAKYDIVVGKGRRSDYQTVQEAIDAIPDFRKAVTTVYIQAGTYKEKLILPVSKTNVKFIGEDAETTILTFDNYADRLNAFGEKMGTSGSASFYVFADGFTAENITFENSAGPVGQAVAVRVDGDRVVFRNCRFLGFQDTLYTYGKDSRQYYDQCYIEGTTDFIFGASQAIFNQCTIFSKNGGHYVTAANTDIDQAYGYVFLNCKLESNAPRHDVYLGRPWRDDARTVFINCELGEHIKPEGWHNWGKRYAEKRSFYAEYQSSGPGANPEGRVSWSRQLTDAQASKYTLDAVFGSWDPAKNEIVKP; encoded by the coding sequence ATGAGAGATACTGTCAGAGAGGAAAAGCATTTAAAACCCCACACTCACCGCACCTGTTGTGGTGTCTCTCAGGGTGGAGCAGAATGGAGCAGAACCCAGAACAGGTCTGGGGAAGGCGGTATTCTTTTAAACGCGTTTGCTTCCAAAGCACTCCTCCTCATGATAGTATCCTTAGTGTCATTCTCAAGTTTGGCACAAGCCAAATATGATATCGTAGTCGGTAAAGGCAGAAGAAGCGATTACCAAACCGTGCAGGAAGCCATTGATGCCATCCCTGATTTCCGTAAGGCTGTAACCACGGTGTACATCCAGGCAGGTACATACAAAGAAAAATTGATCTTGCCGGTGTCAAAGACCAATGTAAAATTCATCGGTGAAGATGCTGAAACTACGATCCTGACCTTTGACAATTATGCAGATCGACTGAATGCTTTTGGTGAAAAAATGGGCACTTCAGGTTCGGCCAGCTTTTATGTCTTTGCGGATGGGTTTACAGCCGAAAATATCACTTTCGAAAACAGCGCTGGCCCAGTAGGTCAGGCGGTGGCCGTCCGAGTGGATGGTGATCGAGTCGTCTTTCGAAATTGCAGATTCCTGGGTTTTCAGGACACGCTTTACACCTATGGAAAAGATAGTCGACAGTACTATGATCAGTGCTATATAGAAGGCACAACGGACTTCATTTTTGGTGCGTCGCAGGCCATTTTCAATCAATGTACCATTTTCTCCAAGAATGGTGGACACTACGTCACAGCTGCCAACACCGATATTGATCAAGCCTATGGATATGTCTTTCTTAACTGCAAACTGGAAAGCAATGCCCCCAGGCACGACGTGTATTTGGGTCGACCATGGCGCGATGATGCGCGCACGGTATTTATCAATTGTGAATTGGGTGAACATATCAAGCCGGAAGGCTGGCATAACTGGGGCAAGCGATACGCGGAGAAAAGGTCTTTTTATGCCGAGTATCAATCTTCTGGCCCAGGAGCTAATCCTGAAGGCCGGGTGAGTTGGTCTCGTCAGTTGACTGACGCACAGGCAAGTAAGTATACGCTGGATGCTGTCTTTGGCAGTTGGGATCCCGCAAAAAATGAGATTGTGAAGCCCTAA
- a CDS encoding right-handed parallel beta-helix repeat-containing protein, whose translation MKGRFYIYRMITWCFILWAIGSCGEDEVTEEIEEEVIFATSIVLTGEDLETETQRQLQVTFVPDNTTDQSVAWSVSDAAIAEISSTGLLTAKQNGTVTVTATALDQSTVTADLTLEISSIYEPSGEDIEVATAEELVAALADIAPGDVILLAGGTYAMTDRIVLNTSGTAAELITVMADPEATERPILDFSVQEENSSNQGIQLKANYWHFKGLDIRKAGDNGMQIKGSNNTIEFCSFYENSDTGLQLDDGAADNLILNCDSYYNADASVENADGFAAKLGVGSGNKFVGCRAWQNLDDGWDGYLRGADHVQTEYESCWAIKNGIMKSGEVGGGDGNGFKTGGSDDKDLSHHATYKNCLAIGNVFDGFDHNSNRGAVSLYNCAAYDNGTNYNFSSSNALASLEVKNCAVVGATGSLNATSKDITFNSWQDELSATSDDYESLAIDLLLGERQADGSLPEVDFMQLVSGSDLIDAGTNVGLTFQGQAPDIGVFEKEN comes from the coding sequence ATGAAAGGTAGGTTTTACATTTATAGAATGATCACATGGTGTTTTATTCTATGGGCGATAGGTTCGTGTGGCGAAGATGAAGTGACTGAGGAAATCGAGGAGGAGGTAATATTTGCCACCTCCATCGTTTTGACTGGCGAAGATCTTGAGACCGAAACCCAACGTCAGTTGCAGGTCACTTTTGTCCCCGACAATACCACCGACCAATCAGTGGCTTGGTCGGTTTCCGATGCTGCCATAGCTGAAATTTCAAGTACCGGCTTGCTTACCGCCAAACAAAACGGCACCGTGACGGTGACGGCGACTGCCTTGGATCAAAGTACAGTAACCGCAGACCTCACACTAGAAATTAGCAGTATTTACGAACCAAGTGGCGAAGACATAGAGGTGGCCACAGCAGAAGAATTGGTGGCAGCACTTGCCGATATAGCGCCGGGCGATGTGATTTTGCTCGCAGGTGGCACCTATGCCATGACAGACAGGATCGTGCTCAATACTTCAGGCACGGCTGCTGAACTAATCACCGTGATGGCTGATCCTGAGGCTACAGAAAGACCCATTTTGGATTTTTCTGTCCAAGAAGAAAATTCGTCCAATCAAGGCATTCAGCTCAAAGCGAATTATTGGCATTTCAAAGGATTGGATATTCGCAAAGCAGGAGACAATGGTATGCAGATCAAGGGGAGCAACAACACCATCGAGTTTTGTTCATTTTATGAAAATTCCGATACCGGTTTGCAGCTTGATGACGGGGCGGCTGATAATTTGATATTGAATTGCGACTCGTATTACAATGCGGACGCCAGTGTAGAAAATGCAGATGGTTTCGCCGCCAAGCTGGGTGTAGGCAGTGGTAACAAATTTGTGGGTTGCCGGGCGTGGCAAAACCTGGATGATGGCTGGGACGGATATTTGCGAGGTGCGGATCACGTGCAAACCGAATATGAAAGTTGCTGGGCAATCAAGAATGGCATCATGAAATCTGGCGAAGTAGGCGGAGGCGATGGCAATGGTTTCAAAACCGGAGGGAGCGATGACAAAGACCTTTCGCACCATGCTACCTACAAAAACTGTCTGGCCATAGGCAATGTGTTTGACGGCTTCGACCACAACAGTAATCGTGGAGCGGTAAGCCTCTATAATTGCGCCGCCTACGACAACGGCACCAATTACAACTTCAGTTCGAGCAATGCTTTGGCTTCATTAGAGGTGAAAAACTGTGCTGTTGTAGGTGCGACGGGCAGCCTTAATGCCACCAGCAAAGATATCACATTCAATAGCTGGCAAGATGAACTCAGCGCTACCAGCGACGACTATGAGAGCTTGGCTATTGATCTCTTGCTTGGTGAGAGACAAGCGGATGGTAGTCTGCCAGAGGTAGATTTTATGCAGTTGGTTTCTGGTAGTGATTTGATCGATGCTGGTACCAATGTTGGATTGACCTTTCAGGGTCAGGCACCAGATATAGGCGTTTTTGAAAAAGAAAATTAA
- a CDS encoding type II toxin-antitoxin system HipA family toxin: MEKINQSASIDQISVGIQFEKDIIPVGRLAIRNQDIFFEYHPDYISKGLNISPFKLPLTQGVQSFNPRLFEGLPGVFNDSLPDGWGRLLFDRLAKSKNLLPNQFSPLDRLAHIGRFGLGALTYEPDQGHESADTIIDLDSLATQTQEVLAGEADEVLNELVKLNGSSAGARPKALIGIDPNNQNILHGERQLRPDQEYWMVKFANSMDGPDAGAIEYVYSLMAQEAGISMTPTRLFPAKQGAGYFATKRFDRTNKERFHMHTASGLLHSDFRVPVLDYEDLLTLTEALTKDFREVEKMFRLAVFNVFSHNRDDHGKNFSFLMDKHGEWKMSPAYDLTFSSGPRGHQSTMVMGEGQNPSMEHLIKLAKEGSLTQKQVELIIEQTKEALCQWETLAKHHDISASNIKLIKSRLQI; the protein is encoded by the coding sequence ATGGAAAAAATAAACCAGTCTGCTTCTATTGATCAGATTAGCGTAGGCATCCAATTCGAGAAAGACATTATTCCAGTTGGTCGATTGGCGATCAGAAATCAAGACATATTCTTCGAATATCATCCTGATTATATCAGCAAAGGCCTCAATATTTCACCTTTCAAACTCCCGCTCACGCAAGGCGTGCAGTCTTTCAACCCTCGCCTCTTTGAAGGGCTACCAGGTGTTTTCAATGATAGTCTACCGGATGGATGGGGTAGATTGCTATTCGATCGACTGGCTAAAAGCAAAAACTTACTTCCAAATCAGTTTAGCCCTTTGGACCGATTGGCACATATTGGCCGCTTCGGCCTGGGCGCATTGACCTACGAGCCAGATCAAGGTCATGAATCAGCTGACACCATCATAGATTTAGATAGCCTGGCTACTCAAACACAAGAAGTTTTAGCCGGTGAGGCAGACGAGGTGTTAAATGAACTAGTGAAGCTGAATGGATCTTCCGCAGGCGCCAGACCTAAGGCTTTGATTGGCATAGATCCTAATAATCAAAATATTCTTCACGGCGAACGCCAATTGCGCCCAGATCAGGAATACTGGATGGTGAAATTTGCCAACAGTATGGATGGTCCCGATGCCGGTGCCATTGAATACGTCTATTCATTAATGGCTCAAGAAGCTGGTATTTCCATGACACCTACCCGGCTTTTTCCAGCCAAGCAAGGTGCAGGCTATTTTGCCACCAAGCGATTTGATCGAACCAACAAAGAAAGGTTTCACATGCATACCGCCAGTGGGTTATTGCATTCGGATTTTAGAGTTCCCGTACTAGACTACGAAGACCTGCTGACACTCACAGAAGCGCTAACCAAAGATTTCAGAGAGGTGGAAAAGATGTTTCGTCTGGCTGTATTCAACGTGTTTTCGCACAATCGTGACGATCATGGCAAAAATTTCTCCTTTCTGATGGATAAGCATGGCGAATGGAAGATGTCACCAGCATACGATCTCACTTTTTCATCCGGACCAAGAGGTCATCAAAGTACTATGGTCATGGGTGAAGGCCAAAACCCGTCTATGGAGCATTTGATCAAACTGGCCAAGGAAGGTTCACTCACTCAAAAACAAGTCGAACTAATCATTGAACAAACGAAAGAAGCACTTTGCCAATGGGAAACGCTCGCCAAACATCATGACATCAGTGCATCCAATATCAAGCTGATTAAAAGCAGATTGCAGATTTGA
- a CDS encoding glycoside hydrolase family 28 protein, with protein sequence MSFGKLVLVGIFAILSVAGLEYSTPEKTEVDWIYQKVEFDMPKVIEPSFPDYQVSIATYGAVADGMTDNSKAFAAAIAHVAGKGGGKVVIPRGIWLTGPITLKSNINLHAEAGALVVFDDDFDKYPLIETSFEGLETYRCLSPIYGKNLTNIAITGSGSFDGSGDSWRAVKREKLTASQWNRKVKTGGVLSDDKQTWYPSEKSKQGDTAGNFNVPDLDTMEEHEAIKDFLRPVMVSLIGCNKVLLDGPTFQNSPAWNLHPLMCENVILRNLNVRNPWYSQNGDGVDLESCKNVLIYNNTFDVGDDAICIKSGKNEDGLKRAIPTENVIIKNNTVFHGHGGFVVGSEMSGGVKNMHVSNCTFIGTDCGLRFKSTRGRGGVVENIYISNIDMINIGAEAIRFNLFYGGESPVGADGEVGKARQKVDALPVTRTTPSFKNISMKNITSTGSGIAGFFQGLPEMKLQNITLENVVLEGKRGITIIDAEAFDWSGVTVKAAKGRSITLFNTSQMNFTDLTLSGEGEQTLINVYGESQVDFSNSSISKSDILVGKEVGKGKVKFD encoded by the coding sequence ATGAGTTTTGGAAAATTGGTCTTGGTAGGAATTTTTGCCATTTTGAGCGTAGCTGGGTTAGAATATAGTACGCCCGAGAAAACGGAAGTTGATTGGATATATCAAAAGGTGGAGTTTGATATGCCCAAAGTAATCGAGCCTAGTTTTCCAGACTATCAGGTGAGTATCGCCACGTACGGTGCTGTAGCAGATGGAATGACCGACAATTCAAAAGCATTTGCAGCAGCTATCGCACATGTGGCTGGCAAGGGCGGAGGCAAAGTGGTCATTCCAAGAGGGATTTGGCTCACTGGCCCAATCACCCTAAAAAGCAACATCAATCTACATGCAGAGGCCGGTGCTTTGGTGGTCTTTGATGATGATTTTGACAAGTATCCTTTGATAGAAACCAGCTTCGAGGGACTCGAAACTTACCGATGTCTATCTCCCATATATGGAAAAAACTTGACCAATATAGCCATTACAGGTTCTGGTTCGTTCGATGGATCGGGTGACTCATGGCGCGCGGTGAAAAGAGAAAAATTGACAGCCAGTCAGTGGAATCGAAAAGTGAAAACCGGAGGTGTATTGAGCGACGACAAACAAACTTGGTATCCGAGTGAAAAGTCGAAACAAGGGGATACTGCTGGCAATTTCAATGTGCCAGATTTGGACACTATGGAAGAACACGAAGCCATCAAAGATTTCTTGCGTCCGGTCATGGTCAGTTTGATCGGCTGCAACAAAGTATTGCTGGATGGGCCAACCTTCCAAAATTCTCCGGCCTGGAACCTACACCCGCTGATGTGCGAAAACGTGATCTTAAGAAACCTGAATGTGCGAAACCCGTGGTACTCACAAAATGGTGATGGCGTGGATTTAGAGTCGTGCAAAAACGTGCTGATCTACAACAATACTTTCGACGTAGGAGATGATGCGATTTGTATCAAATCCGGTAAAAATGAGGACGGATTGAAAAGAGCCATTCCCACCGAAAACGTGATCATCAAAAACAATACCGTTTTCCATGGGCATGGAGGGTTTGTAGTAGGCAGTGAAATGTCTGGCGGAGTGAAAAATATGCACGTATCCAATTGTACATTCATCGGCACGGACTGTGGCCTAAGATTCAAGAGTACCCGAGGCCGTGGAGGCGTAGTAGAAAACATCTACATCTCCAACATTGACATGATCAACATTGGCGCAGAAGCCATTCGTTTCAATCTGTTTTACGGAGGAGAATCTCCAGTAGGTGCAGACGGCGAAGTAGGAAAGGCTCGTCAGAAAGTAGACGCCCTACCCGTGACAAGAACGACCCCTTCATTCAAAAACATTTCCATGAAAAACATCACTTCGACTGGATCAGGGATAGCCGGTTTCTTTCAGGGATTGCCAGAAATGAAGCTGCAAAACATCACGCTAGAGAATGTGGTACTGGAAGGCAAAAGAGGCATTACCATCATCGATGCGGAGGCATTTGATTGGTCTGGTGTCACAGTGAAGGCTGCCAAAGGCCGATCGATTACTTTGTTTAATACAAGCCAAATGAATTTTACAGACCTCACACTTTCAGGTGAAGGAGAACAAACGCTGATCAATGTTTATGGCGAAAGCCAAGTGGATTTTTCTAATTCAAGCATTAGCAAATCAGATATTTTGGTAGGAAAAGAAGTAGGGAAAGGAAAGGTGAAATTTGACTAA
- a CDS encoding DUF4861 family protein, which produces MIINKSYLWVAGLALSVGCSTNAKDNVAEEGTLTIEIKNPLASTRNETLVLEDDELFTDSLKPQGVTLLGHAGELIDSDQDGQADQLVVNVDLQAQSTLSINWPNDLKLGQPLDKKVQAEISPKVGGEWQDRKYVGGDFQNVDFLRVPAPHTDHSYYIRYEGPGIENELIGYRFYLDWRNAMDIFGKKVDTLVLQSVGLDGFDSYHEEEPWGLDILKAGKSLGIGSIGQYINGKVEHFKQTDSVTCAIKANNKLSATIETSYYGWQTSDKKSSIVSNLSIVSGDRSLQHTIAFDQPIADFCTGIVKHDAASSFASLVGSSGWAYIATYGKQSLADDKLGMAIFYNTKDVKEVVDSSFDHLIVFKPNEEVNYHLLGAWEQEKNGIKSLEAFQKYLNAKLDALNHPVEISVKQSS; this is translated from the coding sequence ATGATAATAAATAAAAGCTACTTATGGGTGGCCGGTTTAGCGCTTTCGGTAGGCTGCAGCACCAATGCAAAAGATAATGTTGCCGAGGAAGGTACACTGACGATAGAAATAAAAAACCCTTTGGCATCCACCAGAAATGAAACGCTCGTTTTGGAAGATGACGAGCTATTTACAGATTCTTTGAAACCGCAAGGGGTGACTTTGCTCGGACATGCTGGAGAACTGATCGATAGTGATCAAGATGGGCAAGCGGATCAACTGGTCGTGAATGTGGACTTACAAGCCCAGTCCACCTTGAGCATCAATTGGCCCAATGATCTCAAATTGGGACAGCCATTGGATAAAAAGGTGCAAGCGGAAATCTCGCCTAAAGTAGGCGGGGAGTGGCAGGATAGAAAGTACGTGGGAGGTGATTTTCAAAACGTAGATTTTTTGCGCGTACCTGCTCCACATACAGATCATTCCTACTATATCAGATATGAAGGGCCGGGGATAGAAAATGAGTTGATTGGCTATCGATTTTATCTGGATTGGCGAAATGCGATGGATATTTTCGGAAAGAAGGTGGATACACTGGTACTTCAATCTGTTGGGTTGGATGGGTTTGATTCTTATCACGAAGAAGAACCATGGGGGCTGGACATTTTGAAAGCCGGCAAATCTTTGGGGATTGGGTCTATAGGCCAATATATCAATGGGAAAGTGGAACATTTCAAGCAGACCGATTCGGTCACTTGTGCGATCAAAGCCAACAATAAACTTTCGGCTACTATAGAAACCTCCTATTACGGATGGCAAACTTCGGATAAAAAGAGCAGCATCGTTTCCAATCTATCTATTGTATCGGGCGACCGATCGCTCCAGCATACGATAGCTTTTGATCAGCCAATAGCTGACTTCTGTACGGGCATTGTAAAGCACGACGCTGCTTCTAGTTTTGCCTCCTTGGTAGGCTCTAGCGGATGGGCTTACATCGCCACCTATGGCAAGCAAAGTCTGGCCGATGATAAGTTGGGGATGGCCATATTTTATAATACCAAAGATGTAAAAGAAGTGGTGGATTCCTCCTTCGATCATCTCATAGTATTTAAGCCGAATGAGGAAGTGAACTATCATTTGCTAGGCGCTTGGGAACAAGAAAAGAACGGAATCAAGTCCTTGGAAGCGTTTCAAAAATACCTCAACGCCAAATTGGATGCACTCAATCACCCTGTAGAAATTAGCGTAAAGCAGTCCTCATGA
- a CDS encoding alpha/beta hydrolase — MLFFVVVNGFSQDAKIDTSYTVNSAFLKYKKDFPSIEVVKANAKNVSIRKNVIYHNTELRDLKLDIYSPKNNDQNFPAIFLIHGGGWKSGDKSHMQALGTVLAERGYVAMAMEYRLSSEAKYPAGVEDVKAAVRWAMVHASELNIDTSQLVLLGCSSGAQMASLIGMTAHENGLPIQAVINLDGILAFHHPESREGASAARWLGGTYAEAKENWKEASPLTHAGKGDPPILFVNSQYPRFHAGRDEMITILNQEGIYTEVYEWPDSPHTFWLFDPWFRPTVDLILSFLNETLKK; from the coding sequence GTGCTCTTTTTTGTTGTGGTCAATGGTTTCTCGCAAGATGCGAAAATCGACACCAGCTATACGGTAAATAGCGCATTCCTAAAATATAAAAAGGATTTCCCCAGCATAGAAGTAGTGAAAGCAAATGCTAAAAATGTCTCGATTCGGAAAAATGTGATTTATCACAATACAGAATTAAGAGACCTTAAACTCGATATTTATAGTCCAAAAAACAATGATCAGAACTTTCCAGCCATTTTCCTGATACATGGTGGCGGTTGGAAATCTGGTGACAAATCACACATGCAGGCACTCGGGACAGTACTTGCCGAGCGAGGTTATGTGGCCATGGCCATGGAATATCGACTGTCGTCCGAAGCAAAATATCCAGCAGGTGTAGAGGATGTGAAAGCAGCCGTCAGATGGGCAATGGTTCATGCTTCAGAATTGAATATCGACACCTCCCAGTTAGTGCTGCTAGGCTGCTCGTCTGGTGCGCAAATGGCTTCTCTGATAGGGATGACCGCTCACGAAAATGGGTTGCCGATCCAGGCCGTCATCAATCTGGATGGCATCTTGGCATTTCATCACCCTGAATCCAGGGAAGGGGCATCTGCAGCACGTTGGCTGGGAGGGACCTATGCTGAAGCCAAAGAAAATTGGAAAGAAGCCTCGCCGCTGACCCATGCTGGAAAGGGTGATCCTCCCATTCTATTTGTCAATAGTCAGTATCCACGTTTCCATGCGGGTCGAGATGAGATGATCACGATTTTGAACCAAGAAGGTATTTATACGGAAGTCTACGAATGGCCTGATTCGCCCCATACTTTTTGGCTATTCGACCCGTGGTTTCGTCCTACAGTGGATCTCATCTTGAGTTTCCTCAATGAAACGTTGAAAAAGTAG
- a CDS encoding helix-turn-helix transcriptional regulator: protein MLFNSVKALTKMAQNIRDLRLEKGLTQSGLAERSGVSLATLRRYEQQGKISLESFFKLAMVLGCLDDLVNAVNPVKQTFTSLDEVLKNQENKKRQRGWKK, encoded by the coding sequence ATGTTATTTAATTCCGTAAAGGCCTTAACAAAAATGGCTCAAAACATACGTGACCTTCGTTTAGAAAAGGGGCTCACACAATCAGGACTGGCCGAACGGTCGGGCGTGAGTCTGGCTACATTGAGGAGATATGAGCAACAGGGGAAAATATCGTTGGAATCCTTTTTTAAGCTTGCCATGGTATTGGGCTGTCTGGACGATTTAGTAAACGCAGTAAATCCTGTGAAGCAAACCTTCACCTCTCTAGATGAGGTACTTAAAAACCAAGAAAACAAAAAACGGCAACGTGGATGGAAAAAATAA